The Muntiacus reevesi chromosome 10, mMunRee1.1, whole genome shotgun sequence genome has a segment encoding these proteins:
- the LRRC3B gene encoding leucine-rich repeat-containing protein 3B — MNLVDLWLTRSLSMCLLLQSFVLMILCFHSASMCPKGCLCSSSGGLNVTCSNANLKEIPRDLPPETVLLYLDSNQITSIPNEIFKDLHQLRVLNLSKNGIEFIDEHAFKGVAETLQTLDLSDNRIQSVHKNAFNNLKARARIANNPWHCDCTLQQVLRSMVSNHETAHSVICKTSVLDEHAGRPFLNAANDADLCNLPKKTTDYAMLVTMFGWFTMVISYVVYYVRQNQEDARRHLEYLKSLPSRQKKADEPDDVSTVV; from the coding sequence ATGAATCTGGTGGACCTGTGGTTAACGCGCTCCCTCTCCATGTGTCTCCTCCTCCAAAGTTTTGTTCTTATGATACTGTGCTTCCATTCCGCCAGTATGTGTCCCAAGGGCTGTCTCTGTTCTTCCTCTGGGGGTCTAAATGTCACCTGTAGCAATGCGAATCTCAAGGAAATACCTAGAGATCTTCCGCCTGAAACGGTCCTCTTGTACCTGGACTCCAATCAGATCACATCCATCCCCAATGAGATTTTTAAGGACCTCCATCAGCTAAGAGTCCTCAACCTGTCCAAAAATGGCATCGAGTTTATCGACGAGCACGCCTTCAAGGGAGTCGCGGAAACTCTGCAGACTCTGGACTTGTCTGACAACCGGATCCAGAGCGTGCACAAAAACGCCTTCAATAACCTGAAGGCCAGGGCCAGGATTGCCAACAACCCCTGGCACTGTGACTGTACGCTCCAGCAGGTCCTACGAAGCATGGTCTCCAACCACGAGACGGCCCACAGCGTGATCTGCAAGACCTCCGTGCTGGACGAGCACGCAGGGAGGCCGTTCCTCAACGCTGCCAATGACGCCGACCTTTGTAACCTCCCCAAAAAAACGACTGATTACGCCATGCTGGTCACCATGTTCGGCTGGTTCACCATGGTCATCTCCTACGTGGTGTACTATGTGAGGCAGAACCAGGAGGACGCGCGGAGACACCTCGAGTACTTGAAGTCCCTGCCGAGCAGGCAGAAGAAAGCCGACGAACCCGACGACGTCAGCACGGTGGTGTAG